The Deltaproteobacteria bacterium genome segment AGGCGGCAGTTCGACGAGCGCCCGCCAGTCGCCGAGGTCCACGATCATCCGCGCCGGCGCGTCGCCGGTCGCGTCGCGCACGTCGCGCACGACCGCGCGATACCGCTCGCCGCGCCGGGGCGTCCGCTTGCGCAAGCGCCGCGCGAGCTTGGCGACCTCCAGATCGATCTGGTCCGGTTTCACCCGCTTGATCGGCCGGCCGAACCCCTGGCGCGCGTCGACCTCGCGCAGCCCGGCGCGCAGGGCGTCGCGCGCCGCGCGCTGCACGTCGAGGTCGACCGTCACCACGACGGTGCCGCCGACGCGATACAAATCGTCCTCGCCGAAACGCGCCACGAGTTCGCGCCGCGCGATGTCGACCCACTCGGGCGCCTCGCCCAAATGGGGGAACGCGTCGTCGACGATCTCGATCGGCGCGTCAATCCACCGCTTGGCCTCGGCGGCGTCGAGGTAGCCGTTCTTCACCATTTGCTCGAGCACGTAGGTCTGGCGCGCCTTCGCGCGGCCAGCGTTTCCCGGCTTGCGCGGCGACAGCCGCTCGGGCGCCTTCGGCAGCCCGGCGAGCACGGCCGCCTCGCCGACGTTCAGCTCGCCGACCGACTTGCCGAAGTAGTAGCGCGCCGCCTCCGCGACGCCGTACCGGCCGTGGCCGAAGTAGATCTGGTTGAGGTAGAGGGTGAGGATGTCGTCCTTCGACAGCGCGCTCTCCAGCCGGCGCGCCAGGATGATCTCCTGAAACTTGCGCCGGAACGTGCGCTCCGGAGACAGCAGGAACGTCTTGACCACCTGCTGCGTGATCGTCGACGCGCCCTGGCGCTTCTGCCCCGACTTGAGGTTGACGAACACGGCGCGCAGCATGCCCACGTAGTCGATCCCGCCGTGCTCGAAGAACGACGCATCCTCCGCGGACACGAAGGCGTGGATCACGTGTTCGGGCACGTCCTCGAGCGGGACGAACGTGCGCCGCTCCTGGAAGATCTCGCCGATCACCGTGCCATCCGCCGTCACCACGCGGGCCACCTGCAGCGGCCGGTAGTCGGCGAGCTTGCCGATGTTCGGCAGGCGATCGTCGCGTCCGTAATACCAGAACATCGCGGCGAGGGTCGCGGCGCCGAGCGCGGCGCACACCAGCGCCGCCAGCGCGAGCGCCTTCGCCCACCACAGCAGCCGGCGGCGACCGCGCGCCGGGGTCGCGGCGCGCTCGAGCGTCCGGCCGCCGCGGGTCGCCGGCCGCGCGCGTTTGGCTCGCGTGGATGCGTTCACGGGGTTGCGCTTGCGTCGTTGCAACGTCGATACCGCCCGGGTCGCGCGCGATCCTACCGGTCCTCCGCCGGGTGCGTCACGGAGGACACGTCCGCGCGTGTCCGATTCGCCACATGGCGTGCCACGATGGCCGGTGCGCCGCGCACGCTCAGGGCATACCACCGCGCGCGGCGGCGCGCACGTTCTCGCTCCGTGAGGTCGCCGGGGGCGCCGAGCGCCGCGCGGCGGCGGCCCGCCACCGCGTAGGCGCACAGCGCGACCGACACGGACAGGTTGAACGACTGGGAAAACCCGACCATGGGGATCGAGAACGCCGCGTCGCACGCGGCGACCGTGGCGGGGCGCAGGCCCTCGAGTTCGTTGCCGAACACGAGCGCGACCGGCTCGCTGGCGTCGATGTCGTCGAGCGTCTGCGCGGCGCCCGGCACCGCCGCGTACAGACGAAACCCGCGCGCGCGCAGCGCCTCGGCGCACGGCGCCAGCTCCGGGTAGCGGTGCACCGCCATCCACTTGTGGCAGCCGATGGTGACCTTCTTGGCGAAGCGGAATGGCTCCGCCGCCTCGACGACGTGTAGCGCGTCGAGCCCGAGC includes the following:
- a CDS encoding PBP1A family penicillin-binding protein translates to MQRRKRNPVNASTRAKRARPATRGGRTLERAATPARGRRRLLWWAKALALAALVCAALGAATLAAMFWYYGRDDRLPNIGKLADYRPLQVARVVTADGTVIGEIFQERRTFVPLEDVPEHVIHAFVSAEDASFFEHGGIDYVGMLRAVFVNLKSGQKRQGASTITQQVVKTFLLSPERTFRRKFQEIILARRLESALSKDDILTLYLNQIYFGHGRYGVAEAARYYFGKSVGELNVGEAAVLAGLPKAPERLSPRKPGNAGRAKARQTYVLEQMVKNGYLDAAEAKRWIDAPIEIVDDAFPHLGEAPEWVDIARRELVARFGEDDLYRVGGTVVVTVDLDVQRAARDALRAGLREVDARQGFGRPIKRVKPDQIDLEVAKLARRLRKRTPRRGERYRAVVRDVRDATGDAPARMIVDLGDWRALVELPPRDRDDRYNPEHKRATERFRPGDVVRVVPIEAGDGLPAGVAGRAELARGPEGAVVAIDPRTRQVLAVVGGYDPSVGDFNRATMAHRQAGSTFKPFVYAAAIASRDFTPATIAVDAPEVYEDWVPENYKKGEFEGPVRLRYALAKSINSVSVRLIRQIGPARVAELANALGVETKLEPHRSLALGAAEVTPLELTNAFATFAAGGVAAPPQFVSQVAGERVPPPEPRQVLDPAVAYVMIDMLRSVVTEGTGGRARALHLDVAGKTGTTNDAKDAWFIGLTPALAVGVWIGFDEPRSLGRKESGGHTAVPVFVHMMERLGKRVRGRRFEPPPGVVTARVDKATGLLAPPGATDDTSYVETFLDGTVPVEVAPSPGQVGVDDFVLEQFGDAAGGDAADSGAPAPTPP
- a CDS encoding TrmH family RNA methyltransferase is translated as MDAVDSLIDRFGPAAVTAALRPHLSDDRAARIERVLAARLSSVTAVLENLHDPHNGAAAIRSCEALGLDALHVVEAAEPFRFAKKVTIGCHKWMAVHRYPELAPCAEALRARGFRLYAAVPGAAQTLDDIDASEPVALVFGNELEGLRPATVAACDAAFSIPMVGFSQSFNLSVSVALCAYAVAGRRRAALGAPGDLTERERARRRARWYALSVRGAPAIVARHVANRTRADVSSVTHPAEDR